The Paenibacillus antri genomic interval TCTTCAGCGTCGAGATCGGGTCGAGCGCCGACGTCGGTTCGTCCATCAGCAAAATTTCCGGACCGACCGCGAGCGCCCGCGCGATGCAGAGCCGCTGCTGCTGACCGCCGGACAACCCGTACGCGCTCTTCTTCAGATTCGCTTTCACTTCGTCCCAGAGCGCCGCGCCGCGAAGGCTGCGTTCGACGATGTCGTCGAGCTCCGCCTTCTTGGTTACGCCATGAATCCGGGGACCGTAAGCGATGTTATCGTAGATCGACTTCGGGAACGGATTCGGCTGCTGAAACACCATGCCGATCTTCTTCCGAAGCAGCTCGACGTTCACCGCCGGATGGTAGATGTCGGTGCCGTCGATTTCGAGCCGGCCGGAAATGCGAACGCCCTTGATCATGTCGTTCATCCGGTTCAGCGTGCGGAGCAGCGTCGACTTGCCGCAGCCCGACGGACCGATGAACGCCGTCACCGACTTCGGCTGAATGTGCATTTCCACCGACTTCAACGCGTGGAAGTTCGTATAATATAAATCCAGATTCGAAATGTTAACGATCGGGTTAGCGCTCAAGGATGTGACCCTCCTATTGAAATCAGGCGTTTACAGTCTCTTTTGAAATTTGTTGCGCAGAATGATCGCCGCGGCATTCATGCCGAGCAGGATGACGAGCAGCACGAGAATGGCGGCCGCGGCGATGTTCTGGAACTCGGCCTGCGGCTGGCTCGACCAGGTGTAAATTTGAATCGGCAGCACCGTGAACTGCGACAGCAGATGCTCCGGCGGACGAACGATGAACGCCGCCGCGCCGACGACGATGAGCGGGGCGGTTTCCCCGATCGCGCGGGACAGCGATAGAATCGAGCCCGTCATAATGCCCGGCATCGCGGACGGAAGCACGACGCGAACGATCGTTTGCCATCGATTCGCCCCGAGGGCGAACGAGGCGTGCCGGAGGCTGCCGGGCACCGCTTTGATCGCTTCCTGCGCCGCGACGATAATGACGGGCAGCACGAGTAGCGTCATCGTCAGCGCGCCGGCCAGAATGCTCGAGCCGAAGGCGAAGATCCGGACGAAGATCGTAAGGCCCAAGATACCGTAGACGATCGACGGCACGCCCGCGAGATTCGATATGTTCGTTTGAATGATTCGCGACAGCTTCGTGTCTTTCGCGTATTCCTCCAAGTAAATCGCGGTCCCTACGCCGATCACGAACGTCAGCGGCGCCACGATAGCCATGAGCCACAGCGTGCCGATGAGCGCCGTGTAGATGCCGGACCGCTCCGGCCGGCGGGACGAGTTGTTCGTGAGGAAATCCCAGTTAAGCCATCCGATCCCCTGGGACACGACTTGATATATAAGCAAGACGAGAGCTACGACCCCGATCAGGGTGGAGGCGAAGAACAGCCCGTGGAATACGGCGTTCTTCCGCTTCCGGCTGGCGATCCGAAGCTCTTCTTTCGTACGCGCCATCTTAGTATTCCTCCCTGAATTTTCTAGAGATGTAGCCTGCCAATATATTCATGATCAGCGTAATGACGAACAGGATGAAGCCGACGGAGTACATCGTTAAATATTGCGCGCTGCCGAACGTCGTATCGCCGCTGGAGACGGATACGATATAAGCGGTCAGCGTCTGCACGCTCTGCAGCGGATTGATGGACATGCTGGGCAGCGCTCCCGCGGCGAGCGTCACGATCATCGTTTCGCCGACCGCGCGGGACAGACCGAGCACGAAGGAAGCGACGATTCCGGAAAAGGCGGCGGGCACGACGATCTGCAGCGCCACCTCGAGCTTCGTCGCGCCTAGCGCGTAGGCCGCGTTGCGCAGGCTGTTCGGGACTGCGCTCATCGCGTCCTCGCTGAGCGACGAGATCATCGGAATGATCATGATTCCGACGACGATGCCGGCGCTAAGGGCGTTAAACACTTTGGTTTGCGGTAACAGCTGCTGGATAATCGGCGTCACGAACGTAAGTGCGAAGAAGCCGTACACGATCGTAGGAATGCCCGCCAGAATTTCCAGAACGGGCTTCAGAAACGCGCGAACCCGATCGGGCGCGTACTCGCTAAGATAGATGGCGCTGCCGAGCCCGAGCGGCAGCGCGACGATGCTGGCGATGACCGTAATGACCATCGTCCCCGTCACGAGCGGCAGTACGCCGTAATGCGGATCGGAGAAGAGCGGCGTCCACTTCGTACCCGTAATGAATTCTAGGAACGGCACCTGCCGGAAAAATTGGAACGACTCCTCGAGCAATACGAATACGATTCCGACCGTCGTAAGAATCGAGATCGCCGCGATCAGGAGCAGCACCTTCGGCATGATGGAATCCGAAGAGAACAGGCTTCTGCGACCGGTAATGGATGGTTTCTCTCTTGTATTTTCCATATTTGGCTCCAATCGTAAATTCGTTCGAACAAGTCGATAACCGTGACGAAACATGGGGTTCATGTCATCGCCACGGCTTATCCACTTCTTACTTATAACATTTATAGCTTGTTTTCACTTGAGTATTCCGGATGTTATTGCGGGAGCAGCGCGAGGTTCGCGTCGCGAGTCGCTTTGTCGAGCGGCACGTAGCCGACTTCGCCCGCCAGCGCGGAGCCTTCGTCGCTCATGTAGTACTTCACGAATTCTTGAATCTCCGGACGCTCCAACGTGCTCTTCAGCGGGTACATATAAATGAAGCGGGAGAGCGGCTTGTAAGAGAAGTCGCCGATCGTCTCGAGCGAAGGCAAGATCGCCGGCGCGTCCGCGGTTTCTTTGATCGCGACGGCCTTCAATTTGTCCATGTTCTCTTCGTAGTACGCGAAACCGAAGTAGCTCATCGCATACTTGTCGCCTGCGACGCCTTGCACCAACACGTTGTCGTCTTCCGAAGCCGTTACGTCTTCGCGAGCGACCTTCGCTTCGCCGTTGACCGCTTCCGTGAAATATTCGAACGTACCGGAAGCCGCGCCGGGCGCGAACAGCGTGATCGGCTCGTTCGGCCAGCCTTCGCGAACGTCGGCCCACGTTTTTACCGTGCTGTCTTTTACCCAAATCTTCTTCAGTTCTTCGACCGTCATTTCCGTCGCCCAATCGTTTTCCGGGTGGATGACGACCGTGATGCCGTCGTAAGCGACCGGCATTTCGACGACGTCGTCGCCCTTCGCCTTGATTTGCTCGACTTCCGAATCCTTGATCAAGCGCGATGCGTTCGCGATGTCCGCTTCGCCGTTGATAATCGCCTTGATGCCGTTGGACGAACCGGACAAGCCGACCGTCACGTTCACGCCGCCGTGAATATTCATAAACTCTTCCGCGACCGCTTGGGCGACCGGATATACCGTAGAGGAACCGTCAAGCTTGATTTCGCCGCTGATTTCCGCCGCCGGCTCGTTCGCCGGAGCTTCCGTCGCCGGCGTCTCCGCCGGAGCCGCTGCCGGAGCTTCCGAACCTTGCGTAGCGTCTTCTCCCGCATTGTTGTTGCCGCAAGCCGCGACGACGAACGCGAACGCGACCGCTAGCAGCAACAACCAACTTTTCCGCGCCAAACCTTTCGACACTCAAGACCACTCCTCGAAATAAGTTATGTTTTTGACTTCCTGAACCTAATACTAACCCCCCATTGTTAACGCTATTCCGAAGTTTTGTTAAACGATTGTAAAATCGCATCGAGCGGATCCGAGTCGATTCGACTTCTTTTGACATTCCGTTTACACTTCGTAAATCTTCCTCTAATATGCGTCCGCTACAATTCTATATGTACGAATACATATACGATCGTTATTGGGGAGGAAGTCGGAGTGAAACGTTTTTCGCTGGCTTTGAAGTTGACATTAGGGTTCGCCATCGTGTTGTTAATATTCACCGCCGTCTCCGTCTTTACCACGCTTCGCTTGGAACAGCTGAAGGCGATGGACACCGAGCTTCGCGCCTTGGCGGAACGGCAGGAGACCGCCCTCACGCTCAAGAGCCTGGTCGAACAGATGGACGCCGTCGCCTCCGGGTACATGATCTCGGGCAAGCCGGAGCTGGAAAAGCGGTATATGGAGAGCGTTCCGGAGCTGACCCGCTTAACGGAGCTTGTCGGCGCCTCCGCCGAGACGAGAGATCAACGCAACTGGCGCGCCAGGTTGACCATGGTGTCTCAAGAGTTCGTCGATCACTTCGAACGGTCGGCGGCCATCGTGGCCGACGCGTCGACGGACGCCGCCGCGAAACAGCCGAAGATCGCCGCCGCCTTCAATGCGTCGCAAGTGCATAAGCAAGTCATCTTCGAGCTTGTTCAATCGTTCTACGACGATTACTCAAGGGCGGAAGGGGAAGCCCGAGCGGAATACAGCGCATTAATCGAAAGCACGCGCGCCGTCGCGATTTTGTCGACCGCCGCCGCCTTCGCGGTCGCGGCCGCGCTCGCCGCCGTCGTCGTCCGCTCCTTGACCGTCGGCGTGAGGCGTCTGCGCCTCGGGATCGAGCGGGTGAAGTCCGGCGACCTGTCACGGGATATCGCCGCGGGGTCGAAGGACGAGCTCGGGGCGCTGAGCGACGACTTCGACGCGAGCGTCGCCGCGGTTCGCGGCATGCTGGCGCGGACGAAGGGCATCGCCGAAGCGCTGCAGGCGCACAGCGCGCGCCTGCGCGACGTCGCCGGCTCGACGAAGGACGCCAACGCTTCGATCGTACGGGCGATGGAGGAAATCTCGGCCGGCTCCGCGAAGCAGGCGGAGCAGACCGAGCAGGGCGTCGCGACGATTACGGAGCTGGAGGAGCGGATGGACGGCGTCTTGACCGCGACGGGCGTGTTGGCGGACGCGAGCGATCGCGCCAAGACGTCTTTACGAGACGGAGAGACGACGGTACGGGAGCTCGAGGCGCGTTCGGAGCGGACGGGGGACGCGCTTCGGGACATGTCGGCCGCGCTCACGGCGCTCGAATCGCGCGCGGCCGATATTTTCGGCATGACGAACGCGATTCACGACATCTCGCAGCAGACGAACATCTTGGCGCTTAACGCCTCCATCGAGGCGGCGCGCGCCGGGGAGCACGGCCGCGGCTTCTCGGTCATCGCCGAGGAGGTTCGCCTGCTGTCGCTGCAGGCGACCGAGGCGTCCCGCCGCATCGACGACATGCTGTCGCCGCTGCAGAGCGGCATGCAGGACGCCGCGCGGTCGCTCGCGTCCACCGCCGACAGCTTCGCGGATCAGCGGCGCGCCGTATCCGACGCGGGCGCGGCGTTCGAGGGGATCGTCCGCATCCTCGGCGTCTTCGAAGCGGAGACGCGGCGGATCGGCGAACGAGTGAACGAGGCGAAGCGGAAGCAGGCGGAGTTGGTCGGCTCGGTGCACGTCGTCGCCTCGGTCGCGCAGCAGACCGCCGCGGGCGTGGAGGAGACGGCCGCGGCGGCCGCGCTGCAGGACGAAGCGGTCGGCCGCGTCGCCGAGGAGGCGACCGAGCTGCACGAGCTTGCGGAGACGCTGTTCGGGGAAATCGATAAGTTTCGGGTATGACCATGCCTGTTCGCGGAACCTTTCTAACCTGATTCCCTTGCCTCAGGGCCTGAGCAGACGATATCGCGTTTGAAAGGACCGGCTGGAGGGGTACCCGGAGGCCAACTATGCCCGCGGGTCCTTTCTAACCTGATTCCCTTGACTCAGGGCCTGAGCAGACGACATCACGTTAGAAAGGACCGGCTGGAGGGGGGGCCCGGAGGCCGACTATGCCCGCGGGTCCTTTCTAACCTGATTCCCTTGCCTCAGGACCTGAGCAGACGACATCACGTTAGAAAGGACCGGCTGGAGGGGTACCCGGAGGCCAACTATGCCCGCGGGTCCTTTCTAACCTGATTCCCTTGACTCAGGGCCTGAGCAGACGACATCACGTTAGAAAGGACCGGCTGGAGGGGGGGACCCGGAGGCTGACTATGCCTGTGGGTCCTTTCTAACCTGATTCCCTTGACTCAGGGCCTGAGCAGACGACATCACGTTAGAAAGGTTCAGCCAGAGGTACGCTTGGAGCTCCCGCTCCGCGAGCAAAGAGGGTCTTCCCGCGCGATGCGGGAAGACCCTCTTTTTCATAATGCCAATAGCATCTCTTCGATCACCGGAAACAGGTCGTCTCTCAGCGGCTTGCCGGCGCGCTTCAAGCAGATGCACGACTTGCCGTCGAGCTGACCGGCCAGCCGATCGCTGTACGAAGCGACGAGCTCCGGACGCATGATATACAGCATAAGCCCCTTCTTCCGATGCGCGATGCCGACGACCGGCTCTCGCCGCAGGCGATAGAGGGGGAAGCCGTGCCCGAACCCTTCTTCCGCATGGGGAAGTCGTTCGAGCACTAGCTCCCGGAGGAGAAGAACGGCCCGTTTGTGATGCGGCTTCAAGTTGCCGACGTATTCCGCTACCGCTTCATGCACGCGTGCGCCCCCTCCATCCCGTTATTTCCACACGAGCAGCGTCGCCGAACGAGCCGGCAGCGCGATCGCCGCCGCTCCGTCCTCGCCGGTCGACAGCTGCGGCGTTACCCGCTGCAGCCGTTCGTCGAGCGAGAAGCGGTACGCCTCCGGTTCGCCCGTAAGTGCGATATTCGCGGTTAACGAGGCGTTCCGGGCTACAGTGTCCTTGTTGAACAAGAGCACGTACACTTCGCCGTTCGTTCCCTCGATCGTATACGCCCCGACCGCATCGACGTTCGACGTCGATGTTTTGACGCTCGTGCCTTCGATTTTACTGCCCAGCCCGTCGTAGTTCAGATACATCGCGAACGCGTCTTCGATCGGCGTGCCCGCCTTGAAGTTTCCGAAGCGCGTCGCCAGGTCCACGCCTTCGCGGCCGAAGATGGCCAGCGCTTCCGCTTGCGCGAGACCCGCCGTGAGGCCGTCGCCGTTGCCGAAGTTGTATTCGGTGATGGCGAGCTTCATATCCGGGTTGTATTGCGCGATCATCTCCTTCATCCGCGGGATGAGCCGGATCGGCTCTTGAATCCAGGAATTGTCGACGAAGGTCGGATGGTACAGCGACTTAAGCGATTGCAGGCGCCGCTTCTGCACGTACGACGATTCGTTATCCTCGGCGATGCCGCCCTCTTGCGGATAGAAATGTATATCCAAGTAGTCGACGAGCTGCGTCCCGTTCGGATCGGAGTTCTCATAATCCTGCAGCTGCTTCAAATACCACTCCAGGAACGGCAAGCCGCCGTGCGATTGACGGTCCGGGCCGTCCGCGCATTGGTCGGCCGAGGAGTAGAAGTAAGCACACCAGCCCCACGAGACCGGACCGAAAATTTGCGCGTCCGGATCGGCCGCTTTAATCGCAGAGCCGTATTCCTTGGTCATGCTCCACAGGTCGTCGTACGTCGTCGGTTCCGGGCGCACGTCGCGGTGCGTGACGTACCAAATTTCCGGCTCGTTATCAAGCGCGTAGAAGTTCACTTTGTCTCCGTTGTTCTTCAGATGCTCGATCCACTCGACGACGAAGTCCGGTCCGATCTCGACGGACGTATCGTGCGGGTCGTTGATCGGCTCCATCCAGTCGCCGTTCGGCAGCTCGCCGTTACCGGCGTCCGGACGTCCGTCCACCGCCGCCGTGCTGCGCTGCGGTCCGTATTTCTCGACGGAGAAGCCCCAGCTCACTTCGCGATCTTTGGCCGTCCAGCCGATCGTCGGCAGCGTCAGAAGCACTTCGTCGCCGCGGGCGTCCACCCGGTCGATGAGCTGATCGGTTTCCGTACCGTCCGAATTGTCGTACGGGATGTTCATGAAGTACCAGTCCGACGCGCGGTTTGTCGCGTCCAGCTTCCAGTTGTAGCGGGTCGTGTTGTTGCCGCCCCACCGCTCGACCGGGAACGGAAGCGTCGACGTCGTCGGGTGCATGTCGTCGTAATTGATGCCGTAAATATTCTCGTCGATCGGCTTGCGATCCGACGCCGTGTCGATATCGACGGATACCGTCGGCAGCTCCGGCTGCGGGAACAACACCGGCGACGTATTGCGCAGGAACGAGACGTCGTCGATATAGACGACCGGTTGATTTTGCTCCGTTCCGGCTTGGAACACGATACCCGTGAACGCGCCGTCGGTTACGCCGAAGTCCGCCGCGTTGAGCGTCACTTCGTGCCATTCGCCCGGGGCGAGCGCGCCGTTCGGCAGATGGTCGTTCAGCTCGGCCGTACCGACATAGCCTTGAGCCTCGTACAGATGCACAAGAATTCGCTGTCCGCCCGTCGCGCCGCCGTGAATCCAGAATCGTACGCCGTACGTCTCGCCGAACTTGCGCTCCTGATCTCCGTTCAACCAGACGCCGTCCCACCCGCCGGGCAGAAACTCGATGGAGTACCGCCCGCTATGCGCTTCGGCTTCGCTCAACAAGTTCTTCTCGTGCCAGCTCCAGTTCGATGCGCCCGGCTCGAGGCCGTCGCGATACAACGGCGCTTCTTCGATGTCCGCGACCTGAACGTACGCGGATGCCGATTGCGCGCCGAGCGTGCCCGTAATCTTGGCGACGCCTTCGCTCACCCCGACGACGCGGCCGCCTTCCACCGACACGATGCTCGGCGCGTCACTGACCCAGGCCGCCTGTTCGCTGACGACCTTGTCGGTGCCGTCCGCGTAAAACGCCGTCATCTCGAGCGGCTGCGACTCGCCGGCCAGCAGCACGACTTGATGCTTGTCGAGCCGCGTCTCGACGAGGGCCGCCGGGATGACCTCCTTCGCCCGCAGCACGATGTCGTCGAGATAGACGACCGGCTGGTCGCCGCCCGACGCGTCCGCGATGACGAAAGCGTCGAACACTTGATCCAGCAGCCCGAGAGAGGCCAAGCTCGCCGATGCGAGGCGCCATTCTCCGGCCGCCACGCCCTCCGGCAGCAGCGTCGACAGCGGAACCTCGGCGATCGGCCGGCCGCCGCTGAGGAACGATACTTTCAGTTGTTGACCGCCGGCGCTGCCGCCGCGAATCCAAAACTCGAAGGACTCGAACGATTTCCCGGCGATCGGTACGCCGGAATACAAGTACACCGCTCCGCCGTTGTCCGGCTCCATCCGGATGGAACGTTCGCCCGTATGATAGGCGCCGGCGTAATCCAAGCTGTGATCGGCCCAGCCGAAGTCTTGGAAGCCGGCCCCGAGCGCTTCTTGATAGATGGAGATGCCGGAGACGACTTCCGGAGCGCCGCCCGGTCCGTTCTCGCCAGGCTCTTCACCACCGGGCTCCTCGCCGCCAGGCTCCTCTCCGCCAGGTTCTTCTCCTCCGGGCTCTTCTCCGCCCGGCTGTTCTCCCGTCCCTGCCCCGACGAACGCGATATCGTCGATCAGGAGCGCCGGTTGGTCCCCTCCGGTGACGTCCGATAAGATGATCGTATCCACCCAGGCGTTGCCAGGGGACACTTCGTCGGCCGGAATCGCGATGCGAACCAATTCGTCGGCCGGAATTCCGCCTTCGACGAGCTCGTGTAGCATCCACTCCGACTGGGGCACCCCGCCGGTCTGGAACACGAGCTTCGCTTGTTGGCCGCCGAGCCCTTCGCCTTTCACATACATTTCGAACGTCTCGAAATCGCTCGCCGTCAGGATGCGGTCGCGGTACAAATACATCGCTCTGCCGTCGTCCGGCTCCATGCGAATGGACGTCCCGCCGCCTCGCTTGTCGCCGGCGTACGCCAAATCGACCTGCGCCCAGCTGTAATTCGCATATAAAGCGTTCAGCGCGTCGTCGTATACGCTCTCCCTCGCTTCCGCCGCGCTCGCGGCGGGCGGTGCCGCAGCGGGCAGCAACGCAGCGGCCGTCAGCGCCAACGCGCCGACGGCGGCGATCGGTTTCTTCAGCCCTTTACCCAATAGTCCCACGTCAATCCTCTCCTTCATGAAATGCATAACCGGATTATAGCTTTGGTTCGGTCATTTCGCGCATGACAGGATGTCATGCATTGGCGGACGTGAGATCATGAAGCGTTCATGGGACTTTAGTCCTTGCGTCGCCCCAAAAGAACAATCGGCCCCCAGTCCTATCGGACCGGAAGCCGAATATCGATGCGGCAGCCCTTCTCGTGTACGGCGCCGATCCAGAACGACCCGCCGAGCGCCTCCGCGCGCTCTCGCATCGTCGTCAGGCCGAAGCCGAACCGGCCGGCTTCGTATGCCGCTCCGTCGTTGGAGAGCGTGAACTCCAACGTGTCGCCCCGGATGCGGAGCTCGAAATGGAACGCGCCGCAACGGCCGTGGCGGATGCCGTTGCTCATCCCTTCCTGCAGCGCGTGGATCAGCACTTGCGCGTAGGCCGAGCCGAGCGGCGGCATGTCCTCGATGTCGTATTCCGACGCGACGCCGTGCGCTCGGGACGCGTCTTCCAGCAGCAGGCATAACGTCTCCCGCAAGTCCGCTTCGCCCTCGTCCTTGGCGAACCCCTGCATCGAATGCCGGATGTCTTCCAGACTCTTGCGAACGAGCTCGCCGGCGGTCGCCAGCGTCTTGAACGCGTCGTCGGGGTTCCGGCTCCACAGCATGCGCGCCGCCTCGATCTGTACGGCCGTCGTCGTGAGCGTATGCCCGACGATGTCATGGACGTCGCGAGCGTTCCGATTGCGCGCCTCGGCCAAGGACAGATGCGCGATCGCGCCCGTCGTTTCGCGCAGCGAGGAGGCGAGGCGCTCCGTCGTTTCGGCGGCGTACGCTTTCACCTGCCGGTGAAGGTCCATATATCGGTTAAACAGGACCATTCCCTTGCAGAAGACGATCCAGAGCAGCCCGGCCGGCAGGCAAAACTCCGCCGCATGCGCAAGCGGCTCCGACACGCTCTGCAGCCATGGGCGCACCGGCGGGAGAAAATGCACGATCACTTGCAGCGCGGTGCCGACGTACATCCCGATCAGTCCGCTGAGGATCCAGCGTCGATCCGGGGAAGGATCGCGCTTATGCAGCCGCAGCAGCGCGATGAGCGCCGCGAGCGGGAAGACGACGATCATCGTCGGAACGACGAAGGTCACGAGCACGCGGTACGCGATCGGCAGCGCGTACGCCGTCGTCAGCACGCCCGCGAATACGCCGAAGGACATCCGCTTCAGCCAGCGGAACAGCCTTCGGTAGGCGCCGTCGACCAGCTGCTCCATGAAGAGGAGCACCGAGAACACCGCTAACGATAGAAACACGTCGGGCACATACATGAACCATTCGCCCTCGAGATACCATAACGTCGTACGGCTGATATACCAATACCCGAGGCCGGACGAGGTCATGAACAACGCGAACGCCAAATTCAACCGGCTTCGAAAATCGTGAAGCCATAACAGAAAGCCCGCGAAACCGACGAGCACGAAGACGAGCCCGATCAGAAAAATAAATAGGTCGATCCCCAGATATGACGCGAAGATCGTGTCCTTTTGGCCGTATTGCGCAGCCGCGATCCGAAGCGGAGGGAGGGCTCCGTCCGTGTATACGCGCAGGTACAGCATCTTCCCGGCGTCCTCGGGGCTTAGCTCAGTAATCGTGCGGCTGTGCATCAAGTTCACTGCCGGCGCGGCGGGCGGCATGCGGAACCGAAGCAGCAGCTTGTCGTCGAGGTACGCTTCGAATGCGCC includes:
- the pstB gene encoding phosphate ABC transporter ATP-binding protein PstB translates to MSANPIVNISNLDLYYTNFHALKSVEMHIQPKSVTAFIGPSGCGKSTLLRTLNRMNDMIKGVRISGRLEIDGTDIYHPAVNVELLRKKIGMVFQQPNPFPKSIYDNIAYGPRIHGVTKKAELDDIVERSLRGAALWDEVKANLKKSAYGLSGGQQQRLCIARALAVGPEILLMDEPTSALDPISTLKIEELIQELKDQYTIIIVTHNMQQAARVSNDTAFFLNGEVVEMSETVKLFSNPRDQRTEDYISGRFG
- the pstA gene encoding phosphate ABC transporter permease PstA, whose translation is MARTKEELRIASRKRKNAVFHGLFFASTLIGVVALVLLIYQVVSQGIGWLNWDFLTNNSSRRPERSGIYTALIGTLWLMAIVAPLTFVIGVGTAIYLEEYAKDTKLSRIIQTNISNLAGVPSIVYGILGLTIFVRIFAFGSSILAGALTMTLLVLPVIIVAAQEAIKAVPGSLRHASFALGANRWQTIVRVVLPSAMPGIMTGSILSLSRAIGETAPLIVVGAAAFIVRPPEHLLSQFTVLPIQIYTWSSQPQAEFQNIAAAAILVLLVILLGMNAAAIILRNKFQKRL
- the pstC gene encoding phosphate ABC transporter permease subunit PstC — translated: MENTREKPSITGRRSLFSSDSIMPKVLLLIAAISILTTVGIVFVLLEESFQFFRQVPFLEFITGTKWTPLFSDPHYGVLPLVTGTMVITVIASIVALPLGLGSAIYLSEYAPDRVRAFLKPVLEILAGIPTIVYGFFALTFVTPIIQQLLPQTKVFNALSAGIVVGIMIIPMISSLSEDAMSAVPNSLRNAAYALGATKLEVALQIVVPAAFSGIVASFVLGLSRAVGETMIVTLAAGALPSMSINPLQSVQTLTAYIVSVSSGDTTFGSAQYLTMYSVGFILFVITLIMNILAGYISRKFREEY
- a CDS encoding PstS family phosphate ABC transporter substrate-binding protein, which produces MSKGLARKSWLLLLAVAFAFVVAACGNNNAGEDATQGSEAPAAAPAETPATEAPANEPAAEISGEIKLDGSSTVYPVAQAVAEEFMNIHGGVNVTVGLSGSSNGIKAIINGEADIANASRLIKDSEVEQIKAKGDDVVEMPVAYDGITVVIHPENDWATEMTVEELKKIWVKDSTVKTWADVREGWPNEPITLFAPGAASGTFEYFTEAVNGEAKVAREDVTASEDDNVLVQGVAGDKYAMSYFGFAYYEENMDKLKAVAIKETADAPAILPSLETIGDFSYKPLSRFIYMYPLKSTLERPEIQEFVKYYMSDEGSALAGEVGYVPLDKATRDANLALLPQ
- a CDS encoding methyl-accepting chemotaxis protein → MKRFSLALKLTLGFAIVLLIFTAVSVFTTLRLEQLKAMDTELRALAERQETALTLKSLVEQMDAVASGYMISGKPELEKRYMESVPELTRLTELVGASAETRDQRNWRARLTMVSQEFVDHFERSAAIVADASTDAAAKQPKIAAAFNASQVHKQVIFELVQSFYDDYSRAEGEARAEYSALIESTRAVAILSTAAAFAVAAALAAVVVRSLTVGVRRLRLGIERVKSGDLSRDIAAGSKDELGALSDDFDASVAAVRGMLARTKGIAEALQAHSARLRDVAGSTKDANASIVRAMEEISAGSAKQAEQTEQGVATITELEERMDGVLTATGVLADASDRAKTSLRDGETTVRELEARSERTGDALRDMSAALTALESRAADIFGMTNAIHDISQQTNILALNASIEAARAGEHGRGFSVIAEEVRLLSLQATEASRRIDDMLSPLQSGMQDAARSLASTADSFADQRRAVSDAGAAFEGIVRILGVFEAETRRIGERVNEAKRKQAELVGSVHVVASVAQQTAAGVEETAAAAALQDEAVGRVAEEATELHELAETLFGEIDKFRV
- a CDS encoding glycoside hydrolase family 44 protein, which produces MGLLGKGLKKPIAAVGALALTAAALLPAAAPPAASAAEARESVYDDALNALYANYSWAQVDLAYAGDKRGGGTSIRMEPDDGRAMYLYRDRILTASDFETFEMYVKGEGLGGQQAKLVFQTGGVPQSEWMLHELVEGGIPADELVRIAIPADEVSPGNAWVDTIILSDVTGGDQPALLIDDIAFVGAGTGEQPGGEEPGGEEPGGEEPGGEEPGGEEPGENGPGGAPEVVSGISIYQEALGAGFQDFGWADHSLDYAGAYHTGERSIRMEPDNGGAVYLYSGVPIAGKSFESFEFWIRGGSAGGQQLKVSFLSGGRPIAEVPLSTLLPEGVAAGEWRLASASLASLGLLDQVFDAFVIADASGGDQPVVYLDDIVLRAKEVIPAALVETRLDKHQVVLLAGESQPLEMTAFYADGTDKVVSEQAAWVSDAPSIVSVEGGRVVGVSEGVAKITGTLGAQSASAYVQVADIEEAPLYRDGLEPGASNWSWHEKNLLSEAEAHSGRYSIEFLPGGWDGVWLNGDQERKFGETYGVRFWIHGGATGGQRILVHLYEAQGYVGTAELNDHLPNGALAPGEWHEVTLNAADFGVTDGAFTGIVFQAGTEQNQPVVYIDDVSFLRNTSPVLFPQPELPTVSVDIDTASDRKPIDENIYGINYDDMHPTTSTLPFPVERWGGNNTTRYNWKLDATNRASDWYFMNIPYDNSDGTETDQLIDRVDARGDEVLLTLPTIGWTAKDREVSWGFSVEKYGPQRSTAAVDGRPDAGNGELPNGDWMEPINDPHDTSVEIGPDFVVEWIEHLKNNGDKVNFYALDNEPEIWYVTHRDVRPEPTTYDDLWSMTKEYGSAIKAADPDAQIFGPVSWGWCAYFYSSADQCADGPDRQSHGGLPFLEWYLKQLQDYENSDPNGTQLVDYLDIHFYPQEGGIAEDNESSYVQKRRLQSLKSLYHPTFVDNSWIQEPIRLIPRMKEMIAQYNPDMKLAITEYNFGNGDGLTAGLAQAEALAIFGREGVDLATRFGNFKAGTPIEDAFAMYLNYDGLGSKIEGTSVKTSTSNVDAVGAYTIEGTNGEVYVLLFNKDTVARNASLTANIALTGEPEAYRFSLDERLQRVTPQLSTGEDGAAAIALPARSATLLVWK
- a CDS encoding sensor histidine kinase; the protein is MRLRLSLARVVTITSFALVITAFIAVVAILYRNDGLDRVFRVEPLHSVSAGPWEAIVGDLPFRGAVPAFDEGDWRPLAELQANAPRFGYVGYYWLRQRLPERSPRDPHLLLGHLGAFEAYLDDKLLLRFRMPPAAPAVNLMHSRTITELSPEDAGKMLYLRVYTDGALPPLRIAAAQYGQKDTIFASYLGIDLFIFLIGLVFVLVGFAGFLLWLHDFRSRLNLAFALFMTSSGLGYWYISRTTLWYLEGEWFMYVPDVFLSLAVFSVLLFMEQLVDGAYRRLFRWLKRMSFGVFAGVLTTAYALPIAYRVLVTFVVPTMIVVFPLAALIALLRLHKRDPSPDRRWILSGLIGMYVGTALQVIVHFLPPVRPWLQSVSEPLAHAAEFCLPAGLLWIVFCKGMVLFNRYMDLHRQVKAYAAETTERLASSLRETTGAIAHLSLAEARNRNARDVHDIVGHTLTTTAVQIEAARMLWSRNPDDAFKTLATAGELVRKSLEDIRHSMQGFAKDEGEADLRETLCLLLEDASRAHGVASEYDIEDMPPLGSAYAQVLIHALQEGMSNGIRHGRCGAFHFELRIRGDTLEFTLSNDGAAYEAGRFGFGLTTMRERAEALGGSFWIGAVHEKGCRIDIRLPVR